The following proteins come from a genomic window of Polyangiaceae bacterium:
- a CDS encoding nitronate monooxygenase: MKTKITELFGIDHPIIQGGMHYVGFAELAAAVSNAGGLGIITGLTQPSPEALSAEIERCKKMTNKPFGVNLTFLPAFAAPDYPGYIDAIISGGITIVETAGRNPQEHLPKLKAAGVRVIHKCTSVRHALKAEKIGCDAVSVDGFECGGHPGEDDIPNMILLPRAAEELSIPFVASGGMADARSLVASLALGAEGMNMGTRFIATQEAPVHDNVKQAILAASELDTRLVMRPLRNTERVMNNQAVERILEKERTLGDKLQIQDILQEVAGVYPSIMREGEMDAGAWSCGMVAGLIHDIPTCKELIDRIMRDAEAMIRGRLTDLL; this comes from the coding sequence ATGAAGACCAAGATCACCGAGCTGTTCGGCATCGACCATCCGATCATTCAAGGGGGCATGCACTACGTGGGTTTCGCCGAGCTCGCCGCGGCGGTGTCGAACGCCGGCGGTCTCGGAATCATCACGGGGCTCACGCAGCCGAGCCCGGAAGCGCTGTCCGCCGAGATCGAGCGCTGCAAGAAGATGACGAACAAGCCCTTCGGCGTGAACTTGACGTTCCTGCCCGCCTTCGCGGCGCCGGACTACCCGGGCTACATCGACGCGATCATCTCCGGCGGCATCACCATCGTCGAGACCGCGGGCCGAAACCCCCAGGAGCACCTACCAAAGCTGAAGGCGGCCGGCGTTCGCGTCATTCACAAATGCACGAGCGTACGCCACGCGCTGAAGGCCGAGAAGATTGGCTGCGACGCCGTGTCCGTGGATGGCTTCGAGTGCGGTGGACACCCCGGGGAGGACGACATCCCGAACATGATCTTGCTGCCACGCGCCGCGGAAGAGCTTTCGATCCCGTTCGTGGCCTCCGGCGGCATGGCGGACGCGCGTTCCCTGGTCGCTTCCCTCGCCCTCGGCGCCGAGGGCATGAACATGGGCACGCGCTTCATCGCCACCCAGGAAGCGCCGGTGCACGACAACGTGAAGCAGGCCATCTTGGCAGCGTCGGAGCTCGACACGCGCTTGGTCATGCGTCCGCTGCGCAACACCGAACGCGTGATGAACAACCAAGCGGTGGAGCGCATCCTCGAGAAAGAGCGCACCCTCGGGGACAAGCTCCAGATCCAGGACATCCTGCAAGAGGTGGCTGGCGTGTACCCGAGCATCATGCGCGAGGGCGAAATGGACGCGGGCGCTTGGTCGTGCGGAATGGTCGCGGGCCTCATCCACGACATTCCCACCTGCAAAGAGCTCATCGACCGCATCATGCGCGATGCCGAAGCGATGATCCGCGGGCGGCTCACGGATCTGCTGTAA